One genomic segment of Ipomoea triloba cultivar NCNSP0323 chromosome 9, ASM357664v1 includes these proteins:
- the LOC116028964 gene encoding transcription factor GTE7-like isoform X2, with protein MASAVLASRNESSWAQSGDAGGGFMGKTPYSHPHLNPNPNPSSNPKKKQKHFHQSANGRPSDDSPVVTQTASDDAYSFNQRPIESNGFNFGGYLTYNITSYTKSELNELRKRLVSELEQIRNLKDRIESGHLSTTVNNPRSHGKSKKISANKRPVSFGSNKDPKKFCNGVDNVRNVGVVSGGGINGIGLENMMKDCRQILSKLMKHKNGWIFNTPVDAASLGLHDYHQIVKRPMDLGTVKSNCAKNLYPTPSEFASDVRLTFNNALLYNPKTDQVHGWADQLLARFEDLFRPIQEKLNRIESERRDFLSADELQGSSWNHIPTPERPKKPKPSPIPQVSKKQERLQNHSSASTPSAPPPPPNPPPRQQSPVPTPSPMRAPPVKPQVVPARGTTVKQPKPRAKDPNKREMSIEEKHKLGVGLQSLPQEKMPQLVQIIRKRNEHLAQDGDEIELDIEALDTETLWELDRFVTNWKKMAALSEKMDSPKKPKKGDAGDEDVDIDDDMPATSFPPIEIEKDEGGGREPDNGSSSSSSSSSSSSDSSSSSGSDSGSSSGSDSDADDAQS; from the exons ATGGCGTCTGCCGTCTTAGCTAGCCGGAATGAATCGAGTTGGGCCCAATCCGGTGATGCCGGTGGTGGATTCATGGGGAAAACCCCTTATTCTCATCCTCATCTGAACCCTAATCCTAACCCTAGTTCTAACCCCAAGAAAAAACAGAAACACTTCCATCAATCGGCCAACGGCCGACCTAGCGACGATTCGCCCGTCGTCACGCAGACCGCCTCAGATGATGCGTATTCGTTCAATCAACGGCCTATCGAATCGAATGGCTTCAATTTCGGAGGCTATTTGACCTACAACATCACGTCGTACACGAAAAGCGAGCTCAACGAGCTTCGGAAACGGCTGGTATCGGAGCTTGAACAGATCCGTAACCTGAAAGATCGAATCGAGTCCGGTCACCTCAGCACCACCGTCAATAACCCAAGATCTCACGGGAAATCGAAGAAAATATCGGCAAATAAGCGGCCGGTGTCCTTTGGATCCAATAAAGATCCGAAAAAGTTTTGTAATGGTGTTGATAATGTTAGGAATGTTGGTGTTGTTAGCGGAGGAGGGATCAATGGAATCGGTCTGGAGAATATGATGAAGGATTGTAGGCAGATTTTGTCGAAGCTGATGAAGCATAAAAATGGATGGATTTTCAATACGCCCGTTGATGCGGCCTCCCTCGGTCTTCATGATTATCACCAGATTGTTAAGAGGCCCATGGATTTGGGCACGGTAAAATCCAATTGTGCCAAGAATCTGTATCCTACCCCATCTGAATTTGCTTCTGACGTGAGGCTGACTTTTAATAATGCCTTGTTGTATAACCCTAAAACGGATCAAGTTCATGGATGGGCTGATCAGCTTCTGGCTAGATTTGAAGATTTGTTTAGGCCTATCCAAGAAAAACTCAATAGAATTGAGAGCGAGCGAAGAGATTTCTTGTCTGCTGATGAGTTGCAGGGGAGCTCTTGGAATCATATCCCAACTCCTGAGAGGCCCAAGAAGCCGAAGCCTAGTCCAATTCCTCAAGTttctaagaaacaagaaaggtTGCAGAATCACTCCAGTGCTTCTACACCATCAGCTCCGCCTCCGCCTCCCAATCCTCCTCCACGCCAGCAATCCCCTGTCCCTACTCCTTCTCCAATGAGAGCGCCTCCGGTGAAGCCGCAGGTGGTGCCAGCTCGGGGGACTACTGTGAAACAACCGAAGCCTAGGGCCAAGGATCCAAATAAGAGAGAAATGAGTATCGAGGAAAAGCATAAACTTGGAGTTGGATTGCAAAGTTTGCCTCAAGAGAAGATGCCCCAACTGGTGCAGATTATAAGGAAGAGGAACGAGCATTTGGCACAAGATGGTGATGAAATTGAGCTGGACATTGAGGCTTTGGACACTGAGACTCTTTGGGAGCTTGATCGCTTTGTGACCAATTGGAAGAAGATG GCTGCTCTAAGCGAGAAAATGGATTCCCCCAAGAAGCCTAAAAAGGGTGACGCTGGGGATGAGGATGTTGACATTGATGATGATATGCCTGCTACCAGCTTTCCTCCCATTGAAATTGAGAAGGACGAAGGTGGTGGTCGAGAGCCTGATAATGGCAGTAGTAGCTCTAGCAGTTCCAGTAGTTCAAGCAGTGATTCGTCTTCTTCGAGTG GCTCTGATTCGGGGAGTTCTTCCGGGAGTGACTCAGATGCGGATGATGCACAATCTTGA
- the LOC116029474 gene encoding uncharacterized protein LOC116029474, with protein MENYSYTSYPESGDSSPRSREIEFENPPWEDPNQPLPPNYKVKFMCSYGGKIHPRPHDNQLTYIGGETKILSVERNIKYPQIISKLASLCDFDTVSFKYQLPGEDLDALISVTTDDDLEHMMHEYDRLYRASPKPARLRLFIFPANPPTVISQSRSFGSDDTKSEKDRFVEALNSGPVQTNPAPSAVVPQPGNADFLFGLEKGAPAPPQVKLRDPGMETVVKEPEMPAPCMDDRMIGSDPIQKHIQDLQRLHLEEQQNMYRRRSDDNLSQQYAGGDYYLSKMPEKMTPVTVQGTLSPQVGYWTEKQMPSGVLPASSLGTEQPVYMIPATASAYHAPMVRPMAQPTAQGYYAVQRMPPEAYRDQTVYNVMSNVPPSVPTVATGQPTLPPQAAQKVPGYSDGYGMVRPQNTGTVGIGMTTDAGGYAQMAYDGGVGRQVYYTPGGMVAQSAPQQQQQYQATSAPQQQQYQATSAPQQQQQYQAAKPAAAVNSDSRPPANLNQDAGKVVPKATQASV; from the coding sequence ATGGAGAACTACTCCTACACCTCTTATCCGGAGTCCGGCGACTCCTCGCCGCGTTCCCGTGAAATCGAGTTCGAAAATCCGCCGTGGGAGGATCCGAATCAGCCTCTTCCGCCTAATTACAAGGTCAAATTCATGTGCAGTTACGGTGGCAAAATCCACCCCCGCCCGCACGATAACCAGCTCACATACATCGGCGGCGAGACAAAGATCCTCTCCGTCGAGCGCAATATTAAGTATCCGCAGATTATCTCTAAGCTCGCTTCGCTTTGTGATTTTGATACCGTGTCGTTTAAGTACCAGCTCCCTGGAGAAGATCTGGACGCTCTGATTTCCGTCACCACCGACGATGATCTGGAGCACATGATGCATGAGTACGATCGGCTCTATAGGGCTTCGCCGAAGCCGGCTAGGCTCAGGCTGTTCATCTTCCCGGCTAATCCTCCTACGGTGATATCGCAGAGCCGGAGTTTTGGCTCTGATGATACGAAATCTGAGAAGGATAGGTTTGTGGAAGCGTTGAATTCCGGCCCTGTTCAGACAAATCCTGCGCCTTCGGCGGTGGTGCCGCAGCCAGGGAACGCGGATTTTCTGTTTGGATTAGAGAAAGGAGCGCCGGCACCGCCTCAAGTTAAGTTGAGGGATCCGGGGATGGAGACGGTGGTTAAGGAACCGGAGATGCCGGCACCGTGTATGGATGATAGGATGATCGGATCCGATCCGATCCAGAAACATATCCAGGATCTGCAGAGGTTGCATCTGGAAGAGCAACAGAATATGTATCGCCGGAGAAGCGATGACAATCTCTCTCAGCAATACGCCGGCGGTGACTACTATCTATCGAAGATGCCAGAGAAAATGACCCCGGTCACTGTTCAGGGAACGTTGTCTCCCCAGGTAGGATACTGGACCGAGAAACAAATGCCAAGCGGAGTATTACCGGCGAGTAGCCTGGGTACGGAACAACCTGTCTACATGATTCCTGCCACCGCGAGTGCATACCACGCGCCTATGGTGAGGCCAATGGCCCAACCGACAGCTCAGGGCTACTACGCTGTCCAGAGGATGCCACCGGAAGCTTACCGGGACCAGACGGTGTACAATGTTATGTCCAACGTCCCTCCCTCCGTGCCGACCGTGGCGACGGGACAGCCAACCCTACCACCTCAGGCGGCGCAGAAGGTGCCGGGGTACTCCGACGGTTACGGGATGGTGAGGCCGCAAAATACGGGCACAGTTGGGATCGGGATGACCACCGACGCGGGGGGCTACGCACAAATGGCGTACGACGGTGGAGTTGGCAGACAGGTGTACTATACGCCGGGAGGTATGGTGGCGCAGTCTGCACCCCAACAACAGCAGCAGTATCAGGCGACGTCAGCACCCCAACAACAGCAGTATCAGGCGACGTCAGCACCCCAACAACAACAGCAGTATCAGGCTGCAAAGCCGGCGGCAGCCGTTAACTCCGACAGCAGACCCCCCGCCAATCTCAATCAAGACGCCGGTAAGGTTGTTCCTAAAGCCACTCAGGCTTCCGTGTGA
- the LOC116028773 gene encoding uncharacterized protein LOC116028773 — translation METVPLSHSYIRRTRLRSRSFREVRLKSYIFDGDGNYYNKEWDISEGAGREFCWYHVELPKFNQKLSQSAQYLIDVLCPPLKLQDILSLVSNGPYCGNVDGALVFRVNSPGPGSSKFTSRIAARVTEHSVITISLGRVPRLGFSPMNESLLSEVPVVESPSNHSSEHKERGGIVIREHVLEFLLTMNHSEEADNPVPKSVSNLVVHIIDTHVDQLQDIVTNLEIELDSVELELDRGGIAIKKLMLDDRRFPKMHLDLQRLLQVISYGEQVYPRVREKCSSKVWFASEDIVSLEELIGRLRRLKANVGFIANRVNAVQTGLDTWQAEQINKKLYYLSFLSIIFLPLSIVTGVFGMNVGGVPWTNQTEPALKDGFRNVMVLSVVMLLLVLLCFLFPTLCNQLIAWRRRHAMRRSWSMNRRSFVRRGTGGTERTGRPGYLRLY, via the exons ATGGAGACAGTGCCATTATCCCATTCATATATTAGGCGAACTCGGTTGAGATCGCGTAGTTTTAGAGAGGTGAGGCTAAAATCGTATATTTTTGATGGAGATGGGAACTATTATAACAAGGAATGGGATATCTCAGAGGGTGCAGGCAGGGAGTTTTGTTGGTACCATGTGGAGCTTCCCAAGTTTAATCAGAAGCTTTCACAATCTGCACAGTACCTTATTGATGTGCTTTGTCCTCCATTGAAGCTCCAGGACATTCTATCGCTTGTTAGCAATGGACCCTATTGTGGGAATGTCGATGGGGCTCTCGTGTTCAGGGTGAATTCACCTGGACCTGGGTCGAGTAAATTTACATCTAGGATTGCAGCGAGAGTTACTGAACATTCAGTGATAACGATCTCGTTGGGGCGTGTTCCCAGATTGGGATTCTCTCCCATGAACGAGTCGCTTCTCTCAGAGGTCCCGGTTGTGGAGAGTCCCAGTAATCATAGCTCAGAACATAAGGAAAGAGGCGGGATTGTGATTAGGGAGCACGTTCTTGAGTTTCTACTGACAATGAATCACTCTGAGGAAGCAGATAATCCTGTACCCAAATCAGTGTCGAATCTTGTTGTTCACATTATCGACACACATGTGGATCAGCTCCAAGACATCGTGACAAACCTCGAGATAGAGTTGGATTCGGTGGAATTGGAATTAGATAGAG GCGGGATTGCCATAAAGAAACTAATGTTAGATGACAGAAGATTTCCCAAAATGCATCTCGACTTGCAACGCCTTCTACAG GTGATTTCATATGGAGAGCAAGTATATCCAAGAGTTAGGGAGAAGTGTTCTTCAAAAGTTTGGTTTGCCAGCGAAGACATTGTCTCCCTGGAAGAGTTAATTGGTCGACTGAGGAGACTGAAGGCGAACGTTGGGTTTATAGCCAATCGTGTTAACGCGGTTCAGACTGGTCTTGATACCTGGCAAGCTGAGCAAATAAACAAGAAACTTTACTACCTTTCCTTCTTATCCATCATATTTCTTCCTCTATCAATAGTAACTGGAG TGTTTGGGATGAATGTCGGGGGAGTTCCGTGGACAAACCAAACAGAACCGGCTCTGAAGGATGGATTCCGCAATGTTATGGTTCTCTCTGTTGTTATGTTACTGTTAGTTCTCCTTTGCTTCCTTTTTCCAACTCTGTGTAACCAACTAATCGCCTGGAGGAGACGACACGCCATGAGAAGAAGTTGGTCGATGAACCGGAGATCTTTTGTTAGAAGAGGCACGGGAGGTACAGAGAGAACCGGGAGACCAGGCTACCTGCGCCTCTACTGA
- the LOC116028964 gene encoding transcription factor GTE7-like isoform X1 — protein MASAVLASRNESSWAQSGDAGGGFMGKTPYSHPHLNPNPNPSSNPKKKQKHFHQSANGRPSDDSPVVTQTASDDAYSFNQRPIESNGFNFGGYLTYNITSYTKSELNELRKRLVSELEQIRNLKDRIESGHLSTTVNNPRSHGKSKKISANKRPVSFGSNKDPKKFCNGVDNVRNVGVVSGGGINGIGLENMMKDCRQILSKLMKHKNGWIFNTPVDAASLGLHDYHQIVKRPMDLGTVKSNCAKNLYPTPSEFASDVRLTFNNALLYNPKTDQVHGWADQLLARFEDLFRPIQEKLNRIESERRDFLSADELQGSSWNHIPTPERPKKPKPSPIPQVSKKQERLQNHSSASTPSAPPPPPNPPPRQQSPVPTPSPMRAPPVKPQVVPARGTTVKQPKPRAKDPNKREMSIEEKHKLGVGLQSLPQEKMPQLVQIIRKRNEHLAQDGDEIELDIEALDTETLWELDRFVTNWKKMVSKTKRQALISNLTAPTAAAAAMTSNDEGDGAALSEKMDSPKKPKKGDAGDEDVDIDDDMPATSFPPIEIEKDEGGGREPDNGSSSSSSSSSSSSDSSSSSGSDSGSSSGSDSDADDAQS, from the exons ATGGCGTCTGCCGTCTTAGCTAGCCGGAATGAATCGAGTTGGGCCCAATCCGGTGATGCCGGTGGTGGATTCATGGGGAAAACCCCTTATTCTCATCCTCATCTGAACCCTAATCCTAACCCTAGTTCTAACCCCAAGAAAAAACAGAAACACTTCCATCAATCGGCCAACGGCCGACCTAGCGACGATTCGCCCGTCGTCACGCAGACCGCCTCAGATGATGCGTATTCGTTCAATCAACGGCCTATCGAATCGAATGGCTTCAATTTCGGAGGCTATTTGACCTACAACATCACGTCGTACACGAAAAGCGAGCTCAACGAGCTTCGGAAACGGCTGGTATCGGAGCTTGAACAGATCCGTAACCTGAAAGATCGAATCGAGTCCGGTCACCTCAGCACCACCGTCAATAACCCAAGATCTCACGGGAAATCGAAGAAAATATCGGCAAATAAGCGGCCGGTGTCCTTTGGATCCAATAAAGATCCGAAAAAGTTTTGTAATGGTGTTGATAATGTTAGGAATGTTGGTGTTGTTAGCGGAGGAGGGATCAATGGAATCGGTCTGGAGAATATGATGAAGGATTGTAGGCAGATTTTGTCGAAGCTGATGAAGCATAAAAATGGATGGATTTTCAATACGCCCGTTGATGCGGCCTCCCTCGGTCTTCATGATTATCACCAGATTGTTAAGAGGCCCATGGATTTGGGCACGGTAAAATCCAATTGTGCCAAGAATCTGTATCCTACCCCATCTGAATTTGCTTCTGACGTGAGGCTGACTTTTAATAATGCCTTGTTGTATAACCCTAAAACGGATCAAGTTCATGGATGGGCTGATCAGCTTCTGGCTAGATTTGAAGATTTGTTTAGGCCTATCCAAGAAAAACTCAATAGAATTGAGAGCGAGCGAAGAGATTTCTTGTCTGCTGATGAGTTGCAGGGGAGCTCTTGGAATCATATCCCAACTCCTGAGAGGCCCAAGAAGCCGAAGCCTAGTCCAATTCCTCAAGTttctaagaaacaagaaaggtTGCAGAATCACTCCAGTGCTTCTACACCATCAGCTCCGCCTCCGCCTCCCAATCCTCCTCCACGCCAGCAATCCCCTGTCCCTACTCCTTCTCCAATGAGAGCGCCTCCGGTGAAGCCGCAGGTGGTGCCAGCTCGGGGGACTACTGTGAAACAACCGAAGCCTAGGGCCAAGGATCCAAATAAGAGAGAAATGAGTATCGAGGAAAAGCATAAACTTGGAGTTGGATTGCAAAGTTTGCCTCAAGAGAAGATGCCCCAACTGGTGCAGATTATAAGGAAGAGGAACGAGCATTTGGCACAAGATGGTGATGAAATTGAGCTGGACATTGAGGCTTTGGACACTGAGACTCTTTGGGAGCTTGATCGCTTTGTGACCAATTGGAAGAAGATGGTGAGCAAAACCAAGAGACAAGCTTTAATAAGTAATTTAACAGCCCCAACTGCTGCTGCAGCTGCTATGACATCCAACGACGAGGGTGATGGG GCTGCTCTAAGCGAGAAAATGGATTCCCCCAAGAAGCCTAAAAAGGGTGACGCTGGGGATGAGGATGTTGACATTGATGATGATATGCCTGCTACCAGCTTTCCTCCCATTGAAATTGAGAAGGACGAAGGTGGTGGTCGAGAGCCTGATAATGGCAGTAGTAGCTCTAGCAGTTCCAGTAGTTCAAGCAGTGATTCGTCTTCTTCGAGTG GCTCTGATTCGGGGAGTTCTTCCGGGAGTGACTCAGATGCGGATGATGCACAATCTTGA